Genomic window (Chitinophaga parva):
CGCCACCGCCAGGCCGGCAGGGGAGGCGAGGCGCTGGTAAAAGTAATGCGCCGGGCGGGCCCGCTGCAGGTAGTGCGGCAGTACACAGGCCCGCTGTGCGCTAACTAGCAATGCTATCATGGTGGAAAAAGCCAGATACGCCCCGATGTTTTGTATCTTGGGGTGTATTTTTTCAACCTGTACACATGAGTGATTTCCGCAACCGCGTGGTACTGATCACCGGCGGCGCATCCGGCATTGGTAAGATCATGGGAAGGCTGGCCCTGGACCGCGGGGCAGCCCACCTTGTTATCTGGGACCAGGATGCCACAGCGCTGGCCCGAACTGCCGCCCAATGGGCCGATGCAGGCCCCCGGCTGCACACGCTGGCAATAGACATTACCAACACCACAATGCTGGAAACTGCCTGCCATGCCCTGCTGCAACAGCTGCAGCGGGTGGACATCCTTATCAACAACGCTGGCATAGTAGCCGGCAAATTATTCCAGGACCATACGGCGGCAGATATAGACCGCACCATGCAGGTGAACAGCCTGGCCATGATGCAGCTCACCCGCCTGCTGCTGCCGGGGATGATGGCGCGCGGTGAAGGACATATCTGCAACATTGCCTCCGCCGCAGGGCTTATTTACAATCCTAAGCTTTCCGTGTATTGCGCCAGTAAGTGGGCCGTCATTGGCTGGTCAGAGAGCCTGCGCCTGGAAATGGAAATGCAGCGCACCGGTGTGCGCATCACCACCGTGGCGCCCTATTACATTAACACCGGCATGTTTGCCGGGGTCCGTTCCCTCATTCCCATCCTGGAACCAGCGCCCACGGCCGGCAGGATCATCCGCGCCATTGAGCGCAACCGCATCTTTCTGAAAATGCCGGGCCTCGTAAACCTCATCCCGCCTGTAAAAGGCTTGTTGCCCATCCGCTGGTTCGACTGGCTGGTGGGCAAGGTATTGCGCACGCACGCCACCATGACCTATTTTACCGGCCGTCGGGAATAATTTTATTATCTTGGGGCAAAATTTATTGTTAGCTCTCTATGTTTGCTTATTGGAATAATTCCTATTACCTCGTTGTCATCCTGCAGGTCATCGCCATCATTCATGCGCTGAGGACCGGTCGCAGTAACTGGCTGTACCTGCTCATCTTCCTGCCGCTGGTGGGGGTGCTGGTGTATTTTTTTATGGAAGTGCTGCCGGAGATCCGGACAGGCGCTTTCATGCCCAATTTCCGCAAAGTATTTATGCCCGGCGCCCAGATCCACGAATGGGAACGTAAAGTACGTATGTCCGATACCGTTAGTAACCGGGTGCAACTCTCCCGCGCCTATGCGGAAGCCGGCCAGTGGGGCAAGGCCATAGAACTGACAAAGAGCGCCCTCACCGGTATGTATGCCAATGATCCGGGCATCCTGCTGCAACTGGCCCGCCAGTACTTTGGCAATGCACAATACGCAGAAAGCCTCCAGTATTTTGACAAACTGAAGACGATGAAGACCGGCCGCATCAACATGGCGGAAGACGACCTGGTGTACACCCGCGCCCTGGATGGCGCCGGGCAAAAGGAAAAGGCGGAAGAAGGCTACCAGCAGATCATCCGTGTACATCACTCCCTGGAAGCCCGCTATTATTATGGCCTTTTCCTGAAGAAGCAAGGCCGCTCCGCGGAAGCCAAAGCCCAGTTCCAGGCCGTGCGGGAGGATATCCGGGAATTACCGCGTTTTGCACGCCGCCTTAATGCCCAGTGGGCACGAAAGTCGTTTACGGAAATGATGTCGAAGTAGTTGGTTGATGCATGATCCCCCGCTCAATATATGCCTGCACCACAGCAGGCGTTGCTTTTTCCAAGAGGTAAGCCTGTTGTTTGCCAATATGCTCCCACCCGTTAGCCCCATCTGCATGTAACACAATGCGCCCATACTGCAAAGTATAAAAAGGTGCAATGCCTTTGCAGGCGGCCAGTACAGCCGTTTCATCCCAGCTCATACGGCCATCGGCGTCTTCCTTGGAAAGCGGGATGCAGATGCGGAACACATCTTTCACCGGGCTGTTTTGGATGTGCGCATTGTGCACCAGCGCCAGCCCCACTTTTATTTTCTCCCCGATCTCAAAGCCGCTGTAAGTAATGTGCGTGGGCCAGTGGGCAAATACATAACGGGAGGAAGTGGAATCCATGAACACATTGAACTCGCGCCCCTGAGGAAACTGCCCGGCCATGCTCACCAGTTGCTTCACTTTCTGCTGCACCAATTGCCGGCCGCCCAGGCGGGAATACCGGTCTGGCGCGGATTGCAGCAGGTTAGCCAGGTTGGTGAAAAAGCCCACGCTGATGATGGTTACACTATGATCTGGCTGTGCAGCCAGCACCTTACGGTATACTTCCACGGCATCCGGTACATCCGCATTGCGTTGTATGCGGTGGGGATAGCGGGCCAGGATGCTGTCTGTCCAGTGCTGTGTATCCCGCATGTCAATGCCGTTCCGGTGCGGCACGCCAATGGGTAGTCCCGGGCGGTGGAAGTATGTGTTGAACACATTGATCACGCCCGCCACGCCTTCATAATTGGTACTGGCCACGGTGGCCAGGATCTTTACCCGGCCGCTGTCTGCAAAGGCATGCAGCAGCGTGATGGCGCCCACGTCATCATAATCCGGCCCCATGTCGGTATCAAAGATCACGGGGCGCTGTGCCAGCGTCACGGAAGCCAGCAGCGAAAGTACAAGGGTAGCAAAGGTTTTAGGCCACATAAGACAACGGTAAGATGGTTGGCTTTAAAGATACGGCATCTGGAAAATTCTTTCTATTTTCCCCGCATGAAAGCAAAACATGCTGTTATTTTATTGGCCCTGGGCTTTTGTACCGACTTTGCAGCGGCGGCTTTTAAGATCACCCACTGGCGCGGTACAAACGAGTTGTTCTTTACCGCCATCTTGTTGAAAAT
Coding sequences:
- a CDS encoding SDR family oxidoreductase yields the protein MSDFRNRVVLITGGASGIGKIMGRLALDRGAAHLVIWDQDATALARTAAQWADAGPRLHTLAIDITNTTMLETACHALLQQLQRVDILINNAGIVAGKLFQDHTAADIDRTMQVNSLAMMQLTRLLLPGMMARGEGHICNIASAAGLIYNPKLSVYCASKWAVIGWSESLRLEMEMQRTGVRITTVAPYYINTGMFAGVRSLIPILEPAPTAGRIIRAIERNRIFLKMPGLVNLIPPVKGLLPIRWFDWLVGKVLRTHATMTYFTGRRE
- a CDS encoding nucleoside hydrolase encodes the protein MWPKTFATLVLSLLASVTLAQRPVIFDTDMGPDYDDVGAITLLHAFADSGRVKILATVASTNYEGVAGVINVFNTYFHRPGLPIGVPHRNGIDMRDTQHWTDSILARYPHRIQRNADVPDAVEVYRKVLAAQPDHSVTIISVGFFTNLANLLQSAPDRYSRLGGRQLVQQKVKQLVSMAGQFPQGREFNVFMDSTSSRYVFAHWPTHITYSGFEIGEKIKVGLALVHNAHIQNSPVKDVFRICIPLSKEDADGRMSWDETAVLAACKGIAPFYTLQYGRIVLHADGANGWEHIGKQQAYLLEKATPAVVQAYIERGIMHQPTTSTSFP